From the Colletotrichum lupini chromosome 1, complete sequence genome, the window CATCTCACAGCTCTTCAACGAATTGAAGAGATTGTGAGGCCCGTTGAATGTACTAGGAGCAGGCCGTCGTTGTGTACGTGTGACTTGTTTGGTGGCTCTGAGAGAGAGCAGACTGTTCATCTAGAGCTTCTTCCCGGTGATACGGTGAAGAAGGCGTCTCAGCCTAGACTTGGACTTCGTGGAAGTGTCGTTTGAGGCGAGAGAGACTGAAGACGATGATGTAGTAGCGCAGGTCTGCTGCTTGCAGTATCCCTCAATGTAGCCATTGATATGGTCCTCAAGATCAACCTCGCAAGATGCGAGGTCGAGGACATGGGCTTGGTGGTATTGCATCTTGGCCTTGTATCTCAACTCCTCCAGCATGTCCGCAGACAAGAGCTGGGACCTGGAAACGGCAAATACAAACATCCTGGCTGTAGTGTGGAGTGAAGTTTGAGGAGAGAAGTAGTTGGTATGGAGAGCGTGATGTCTTCGGAGTATTCAGTGAGAGGTGATGAGCAGAGATATTGAGTCTGAGATGAGTGACGAGGACGTAGGAACCAGGGACCATTGACGACTTTGTAGCAGACCAGTTGCCCTTATATATGATGAGGAAATGAAATACAATCAGCGTCAGGTGCAACACTGGGTTGGCCTTAGAAGTTGGGTTGATAGTTTGGGTGGCACTCGGGGGGTTTCTCCGTTACCATGGGACATGTCTGGTACCCTCGCGGTTCAAGGCAACAAGCCGTTAAAAGTGCTGGTATCGAGCCATGATACTTTCCCTTATAACTTCCTCGACAACAAGTAGCCATGTCCTTTACTTACGCACGTAGTCACATCATGGCTCACTCTGGACTTCCCTCGCTGGATTGGGTTTGAAATCGTGAATTAGGCACCTGATCATGCTTCACTGTAACCTGAAAACATACTCGATGCCATTTCGGTCGAAGACGCGTTCTGAGCACTGGTTTACAGCCAACGTAACGTAGGCGGAAGAGGGTGACACAGTCAGTACCAGGTCCAAATTGGTCGACCTTGGAAGATCAGTCTTATGCTCGAAATTGGGTCCCTTGTTGAATCAAGGCTTTTAGTCCGTTTTCTGAGACTTCTCCAGGACCATGGGACTCGAAAACCGTTACAATTTCGGGAGGCGTTCTAGTCACTGGCGCAGAGCCAGCAAGGCCCACGCTCCTCACCAGCATTTCAGTGCAGCCACATAAGGTTCAAGTAAATAATGGGACGCAGAATGGTTGTACAACAAAGAAGATTCTAGAGTCAGTTATATACACGTCAGAATCTTCTGATCTATTTCTTCggctcctccttcttctcctctggCTTCGGCGTAGGCAGCTTGAAGGTGTCGGGGCGTCTGTCCGTGCCAGGTCCAACTCCCTCCCAGGCACTTGAGCCGCCCTCAAAGTTGCGGAAGGCCTGGGTAAGCTCAAGGGGCTCGGTAACGAtgcgcttcttctcctcgtcgTATCTGACCTCAGTGTAGCCAGTAAGAGGGAAGTCCTTTCGCAGGGGGTGACCCTCGAAACCGTAGTCGGTCATGATTCTGCGCAGATCGGGGTGGTCGGCGAAGAAGACGCCGAAAAGATCGTAGACCTCACGCTCGTACCAGTTGGCTCCATCGAAGAGGGAAGTGACACTGGGAACGGGGGACGCCTCGTCGGCGTAGGTCTTGACACGGATGCGCGAGTTGTGGCGGACACTGAGAAGGTTGTAGATGACCTCGAATCGCTGGTCTCTGGTCGGGTAGTCGACGGCAGTGATGTCGCTAATCTGGGTGTACTCGGCCGAAGTGTTGTCTACGTATTGTTAGATGAGAGTGACGCTATATCGTGGATCAATTGACACTTACACTTGAGGAAGGTGAAGACGGGAATGATTCCCGAGGGAGAGACGTAGATGGTGAGCTCGTCCTTCCAGACGGAGATCTGCTGGACGTACTTGGGCAAGCAGCCCATGATCCAAGAGCCGTATTTGTGGAGGTTATCGGCCTTGGAGCCGTACTTGTCGGCAGGGTTGATGAGAGGAGCCTTGAGGGTGCCAATGTGCTCGCGAGGAGACTTCCTCAGGTTTTCGGCATCCTTGGGATAGCCGGTCGGGAAGCCGGCCAATTGAGGGATTGAGGTTGAGAAAGATCGGATCTCGCTGGGGCGGCAGTTACGCAAGCCCGCCAGAGCTCTACTACGATAGAGCTTCGTTGCCATTGTTGCGATTGTTGCAGTGCTGGGGGGCTTGTTGCCTCTGGGGAAGTTGATTGATGATGCTGTGCATTCGCGATGCTTGGGGATTGAAAGAAGCTAACCGGCGGTAGGTCCACCCCCAGGGTGGTACTTTTGACACTCGATGCGGACCTGAAGGTGCCAGCGACCTGGCTGAACGAGGTGCTCACAACCTCTGCGTCTTGACGACTTAAAACTTTGCAGCGAATTCAATAGGACTCAAAGTTTTAGGTAAAATACAATTCCCAATATTGAGCACCTTCCTGAAATTTGTGATTTCCTTTCAAAAGTCCAAGCAACCGCACCTGCCGTTACTCAAGAGCGTTCTTTCCTTCACGATTGCCCAAGCGACTGGGAGGGGTGGATCTAAATTCTGCTGACTTGCAATATTCTCGGTCCCTTGATTGGCTTGTCATCAGTGCCCAGCACGTGACGGCAACCAGTGGGTCCATCTTACCTAAGGCACCACACTCTAGTGCAGCAGACGACCCATCTGAGAAAGGCTTTGGCTTCACCTCTGTCTGGTATTGAACAGCTTCCCTCTCCTAACCACCTCCACTCACAAATCGAAACCCAACCTTCCCGCAACCCCACGAAATATACCTACCGCCACAGATCGTCGCCATGGCACCCCAAGACACATTCATCGACGAGGAGGATGATACATGGTATGGTACCTTATTTCTGACCTCGCGCGCATCTTGCTTGCGTGCAACCCATGCGTGAGACCTTGAGGTGTTGGGCATCGTGAACTGACTCTCTCCACTACAGCCCGTTATGTATCGAGGAGTTCGACCTATCAGATCGGAATTTCCGACCATGCCCTTGCGGCTACCAGGTACGGCGACAGCGACTTCCATGTTCCATCGTTCCTGCCTCGGACGAAGAACCTCGACCTCTAACAGTTTCATAGGTGTGCCAGTTCTGCTTCAACAATATCAAGAACAACATGAACGGCCTGTGTCCTGCATGCCGAAGACCTTACGACGAGAAGACAATCCAGTGGAAGGTTGTCACCACGGAAGAGTGTGTACCCCTCCTGCCACCTTGGTCGACGCCACACTGACAAACACTAGGGTCGCCGAGTTCCGAGCAAACATCCAGAAGAACCAGAAGAAGCGAGCTGTGGAACAAAAGCAGAAGGAGGTTCAGAAGCGCGAGGTTGAGAAGGAAAACCGCAAAAACCTTATCGGCGTCCGGGTCGTTCAGAAGAACCTGGTTTACGTGACCGGTTTGACACCTACAGTGCGAGAGGACGAACTACTCAAGACACTTCGCAAGCCCGAATTCTTCGGTCAATACGGCAACATCCTGAAAATCTCGATTAGCAGTCGGAAGAGCCAGGACGGCCAACACCAATCTCTCGGAATTTATGTGACTTTCGAGAAGAAGGAAGACGCCCAACGTTGCATCCAAGCTGTCAACGGTTCTCAGAATGGCGACCGCGTTCTCAGAGCCCAGCTTGGTACCACCAAGTACTGCTCGGCCTGGCTGCGGCATGAGCAGTGCACCAACAGGCAGTGCATGTTCTTGCATGAGCTGGGTGACGAGGAGGACAGCTACACTAGACAGGATCTATCCTCGATGAACAGCATAAGCTCTCAGCGGCCCCTCCCTGGGGGTGGTTCCTCGAGCAGCGGTGGCGGACCGTCTCGCACCGCTTCTCGACAACAGAATACCGCACCGCCTGCGGCTCCCGCTTCTCAACCCATGGCACGATCGTCAAGCAAGGACGGCTCCGAGAATGGCGGCGACGGACCAGCTCTGCCTGCCTCTGCCAACTGGGCAAGAAATCCTCAGCGCAGCCGCAGGGGAAGCCACGCCACTAGTGGCGCCGCTTCAAGCCCTGCAATCTCGACAGCCCTCCCCGTCACCACCGAGGCAGTACCCGAGGCCATCGACGAGACCCCCTCGAGAAAGGAAACCCCCGCACCTCCGACCGAGACCAAGGCCCCGAAGCCGACTGCTCCTGCTGACAACCGAAAGTCCAACAGCCTTCCAGAGAATCTTCTTAGACAGCTGCTCAAGGCTATGCAGGGCTGCCCTTTCTCATACAATGCGCCGGATACGAACCAGATCGAGACCATTTACCCTCCCATGTTCGACACCCGCGGAGGCGAGAAGAGAAGAGCCATGCGCGAAGAAGAGGAGTCGCGCCTCGGCGTGGACCAGGAGCAACAATCCGAACCTCAAGAGGCCTCGGAAGGCGAGCCGGAGACTGGGGGCAGTCTGGCGCTCGGTGGCGAGCCCGAAAACCGAGATGTTGCGCGCGACGTCGTCTTCGAGCAGCGTAGACCCGGCACTCAGCCTCCCATCCAGCGCAACAACAACGACGGCCCTTTCGGTCCCGCACTTGGCTCTGGATTTGGTCAAGCTTCCGTCTCTGCTAGTTCTGTTGGTGGCAGCCGATCCATGACGCCTCAACAACAGCTCTTCGTTCGATCTCAGAGCGGCTTCGGCGATCACTTGCCTCCTGGGATCCCAACTGCGCAGCCTTCTGCGGTTCAGCAACAAGGTGGCGGCCACAACAGACAAGGATCTAGGTTCAGCTTTGCTAATGACACCGCCGGCACTTCAGCTTCAGTCAAGGTTGCCGCCAACCCAAGAATCATGGCCCAGCAGACGGCCATGATGCCTTCCGCTTTCCACTCGCAGCCAGGCAGCCAGTATTATGCACCCTCCATGCCCGGACCTCCTCCAGGTCTCAAGTCGACAGGAACTCCGCCAAACATGTTTGGACAGGGCCAGTTCGGTGGCGCCTTCGGTGCGACTTCCAAGGATTCCGCCGAGCTTCTCCAGACGTTGATTCGGGGTCGGGGAACCAATGGACAGGGTCATGATGCTGGTAAGCGTGAGTACATGTTATCTTCTTTCTCTAATCAGTACCCATCCTCTACCTCCTCCACCCCAGCTCCTGCTTCGGGCCTCCTGGCGTCGCTCTACGGTAACCAGCCTGGAGCATTCCAAGACTTCGGTCCcaagcagaagaagaaggggaaGAAGCACAGACATGCTAACACTTCCTCCTCTGGAGGAGGTGGTCTAGTTGATCTTGCGGACCCGAGTATCCTGCAAGCGAGAATGCAACACCAGTCGCAGAGCAATGCCGGAGTCGGACAGGGACTGTTCGGTGGACAGGGCCAAGGTGGGTACAACCCGAACATGATGTACAATACGCGTTTCCCAGGCGCAGGCTGGTAGCCTCGAGAGACAACGCGATAGATGAGGTGTCGGTGTTGGTCGTTTACGGGTTTTGTTTTACACTTCATGTATCATGAGGGGGAGGGCGTCGCGGCATATCACAGGCGGACGACCGCTCTTCAAAGGGACCGAGAGCGCACCGCACATTACACGCGCATTGATTCAGCGAGCATTGCGGAAAACATCAGGGCTGCTCAGGGGAGAGTGGCAAAGGGTTGCATTTGGCGTCGCTTCACGTTTTCTTCTGGGCAAGCAAGGACCGACACCTACACTTCGTCTCGGCATTATACCTCTTTTTTCATTTGGGACCGCACGTCGTCATGGTTAATGGGATCACGTCAGTCAGGCAAGCCATCATCGTCTTCCAGTCGCCTCAATGTACGTTAACTCGCAGACCGTCCTCCCGTTATGAGGATGGGGGTGGCACAAGGACCAATATAGCACGTTGCTCATACTTACCGCTCGTTTGTCCTCGCAAATCATCATGGAAGACGATGATGGCAGCCGTGACTTGTCTTGTTCCTGTAAACATTTGTCCATGTATATAAACTGTTGTCTCTCGTGCTGCTACCATGCTTTATTGTCTCTTCTTTTCCTTACTTGTCTTTAAGGAAAACACCACTTCTAGGGAACCCCTTGGCTAACTGGTTCCCTAGATGACGATCTCTTTTCGCTCGACGATGAGGCCACTCTATCGGTAGACAAATTAGTCTCTGACGACCCCTTGCCGAGCTATGTCGGTACCTTGGGCGGACTATCACGACCAGCAGCTCCGACCCCTCCACCTGGTCTCGGCCCTCCACAAAGAACCGCATCGCCGGCTCCACGACAAGCACCAATCCCCGTAATACCAGTCACACCACTGACGCCCTCGGCTCCCAAGCCAGCAGTCCCTACTATGGCTAATATCGTGCGGACTGGCACACCAGATCAGGCTTCTCGCAAGAAAGCCGGTGGGACAGAAGCCAAGAAGAACATCAAAGCCTTGGCTGTTGAGAGTGGGCTATCAAAGGACATTGCCTCTCAAGCATCTCCCTCCAAGGGGAAGTCTGTATTGCAGTTGCAGGAAGAGGATTTCCCAGCACTTGGAAACGCCCCACGGCCTGCGACCCCAGCGAAGTCAGCAGCTGCAACTCCAAAGATCGCCCCAGCGAGCATCAAGAAGCCCCATCCGGCAGAGGCTGCGACGCCGGCTTCAGGTCCATCCCCCGTGCTGGCTGTTGAAGCGCCCAAAACTACAAAGGCCACGGAGAAGCCCGTACCGGGTATCTTGAACATTGCCGCCGCTACCAGTGCAGCTCAGCCAAAGCAACCAGAGACCACCACCACGGAGCAATCTGACGTCTCGGCCTTCCCAGCCTTGCCAACACCAACGACTGCCAGTGTAGCATCACCTATCGCGAGAGCAGCGCCCAAGACTTTGCGAGTTGTACCGACACCCAAAGCCGAAGTGCCGCCAGCTCTACCATCAGGTGCCGCATTTTCTGCGGCGGCAAGGGCTGTTTCTTCCGCCTCTGGACGTCCTGGAACACCGGCTAGCGAAATCATTAGCGATAGCGCCTCTATCGTCTCCGCATCTGTGTCTGCTTCTCGTACCAGCTCACCACCCCCTACCAGAGTGGGAACTGCACCTGTCCGCAACACAACAAAGAGCCAGCAGCGCAAGCAGCGAAAGGAGGCGCACAAGGAGCAGTCCGCTTCCATTACTGTTGCGCCCAAAGTCGTGGAAACCGAAGAGCAGGCTCCCATCCTCGGACGcaagaagaagcagaagaaggAAAAGCCGGTCACATCGGCCCCCACACCAGTCAAGAAGCCCGTCGAGCGTGTCGCCACCCCGCCCCCTCCTCCCAAGGAGCCAACTCCGCCTCCCAAACCTATCGTCGAGAGAACGGTGGTGGATCTACCTCCTCCCAAGGGCAAGGCTGCTAAGCAAGCCGCCAAGATGGCCAAGGCAGCGGAGGAGAAGGGCAAGAGTAAAGAAGGAACACCTTCAACGCCAACACCACCGCCTCCTGTACCCACAGCTGTTGCTGTGCCAGAGGAGTCTCAGGATATTGCCGACAACCCGAATACCTTTCCTGAAGTTGTCTACCATGCCCTGCATGAAGCGGGCGAGGTTCCCACCGCGGAACTACTTGCCCTCCTCAAGCCTTTCCTCGACGCTCACTCTCGCTTTGATAGGCCTTCCGCTGCGACCCTGAGCAACAACCCGCCTCCTACGGCTACGACCAAGAATATGGTGTCCGAGGCAGACCATGCTATCCTACTTACTGGTCAGCCGGTGCGCAAGATCATGGAAGGTCAGCGTGTACTCATTACGCCCAACGGGGATTGCCTGAGAAATCTCaccgaagaggaagaaggcaGATATCTTGCGCTTCAGAAGTCTGTAGCAGTTGGTAGTGACCAGCCCGACAGCTTTGTTGCGCCTCGTCATCAGGCCCGTCCGGGTGGCTTCTCCCTGATCAAAGGCAGAGCGGTACCCAACGGGCCCCCATCCTACTTTCCACCCTCGCCCAACGCACAAAAGATGTTCTCCGATGACCCTGTTAATAAGATTCAGCGTGAAGAGGCCATCAGCTACATCAACCAGTTTGTTCTCCCGCGACTCAACTTGGGTAACACCAACTTGTTCCCGGGCAGCTGGAAATCTGCGCCTGGTGCCAAGGACGCCTTATCTGCACGAGAAACAGCCGCCGCCAGCCTTAACTCTCTCGCTCCATACATTTATGGACACGACGCAGCAGCGGGCGCAGGCATCTACTCCGCCGAGAGCGGTGGCTCAGGCAAGGACATTCCCGAAGACGAGACACCGTTTGGCGGTCTGGACTCGCCACAGCACCAGCAGGGTAGCGAGGGCTTCGTCACCGACGCCT encodes:
- a CDS encoding general negative regulator of transcription subunit 4, which produces MAPQDTFIDEEDDTCPLCIEEFDLSDRNFRPCPCGYQVCQFCFNNIKNNMNGLCPACRRPYDEKTIQWKVVTTEEVAEFRANIQKNQKKRAVEQKQKEVQKREVEKENRKNLIGVRVVQKNLVYVTGLTPTVREDELLKTLRKPEFFGQYGNILKISISSRKSQDGQHQSLGIYVTFEKKEDAQRCIQAVNGSQNGDRVLRAQLGTTKYCSAWLRHEQCTNRQCMFLHELGDEEDSYTRQDLSSMNSISSQRPLPGGGSSSSGGGPSRTASRQQNTAPPAAPASQPMARSSSKDGSENGGDGPALPASANWARNPQRSRRGSHATSGAASSPAISTALPVTTEAVPEAIDETPSRKETPAPPTETKAPKPTAPADNRKSNSLPENLLRQLLKAMQGCPFSYNAPDTNQIETIYPPMFDTRGGEKRRAMREEEESRLGVDQEQQSEPQEASEGEPETGGSLALGGEPENRDVARDVVFEQRRPGTQPPIQRNNNDGPFGPALGSGFGQASVSASSVGGSRSMTPQQQLFVRSQSGFGDHLPPGIPTAQPSAVQQQGGGHNRQGSRFSFANDTAGTSASVKVAANPRIMAQQTAMMPSAFHSQPGSQYYAPSMPGPPPGLKSTGTPPNMFGQGQFGGAFGATSKDSAELLQTLIRGRGTNGQGHDAAPASGLLASLYGNQPGAFQDFGPKQKKKGKKHRHANTSSSGGGGLVDLADPSILQARMQHQSQSNAGVGQGLFGGQGQVRQAIIVFQSPQYDDLFSLDDEATLSVDKLVSDDPLPSYVGTLGGLSRPAAPTPPPGLGPPQRTASPAPRQAPIPVIPVTPLTPSAPKPAVPTMANIVRTGTPDQASRKKAGGTEAKKNIKALAVESGLSKDIASQASPSKGKSVLQLQEEDFPALGNAPRPATPAKSAAATPKIAPASIKKPHPAEAATPASGPSPVLAVEAPKTTKATEKPVPGILNIAAATSAAQPKQPETTTTEQSDVSAFPALPTPTTASVASPIARAAPKTLRVVPTPKAEVPPALPSGAAFSAAARAVSSASGRPGTPASEIISDSASIVSASVSASRTSSPPPTRVGTAPVRNTTKSQQRKQRKEAHKEQSASITVAPKVVETEEQAPILGRKKKQKKEKPVTSAPTPVKKPVERVATPPPPPKEPTPPPKPIVERTVVDLPPPKGKAAKQAAKMAKAAEEKGKSKEGTPSTPTPPPPVPTAVAVPEESQDIADNPNTFPEVVYHALHEAGEVPTAELLALLKPFLDAHSRFDRPSAATLSNNPPPTATTKNMVSEADHAILLTGQPVRKIMEGQRVLITPNGDCLRNLTEEEEGRYLALQKSVAVGSDQPDSFVAPRHQARPGGFSLIKGRAVPNGPPSYFPPSPNAQKMFSDDPVNKIQREEAISYINQFVLPRLNLGNTNLFPGSWKSAPGAKDALSARETAAASLNSLAPYIYGHDAAAGAGIYSAESGGSGKDIPEDETPFGGLDSPQHQQGSEGFVTDASPSTMAAAAAQVDAQQRTGAVHPKLPGTPLNAMSLMSVEDAESALGIARKETEKLEKGLNQAMKRNRRLLLGSR
- a CDS encoding NADH dehydrogenase, which codes for MATKLYRSRALAGLRNCRPSEIRSFSTSIPQLAGFPTGYPKDAENLRKSPREHIGTLKAPLINPADKYGSKADNLHKYGSWIMGCLPKYVQQISVWKDELTIYVSPSGIIPVFTFLKYNTSAEYTQISDITAVDYPTRDQRFEVIYNLLSVRHNSRIRVKTYADEASPVPSVTSLFDGANWYEREVYDLFGVFFADHPDLRRIMTDYGFEGHPLRKDFPLTGYTEVRYDEEKKRIVTEPLELTQAFRNFEGGSSAWEGVGPGTDRRPDTFKLPTPKPEEKKEEPKK